The window ATAAAAATTCGCTATATACTTCAATATAATGCATTCCAAATGactaaaacaatttaaatcgGCTCGGTTAAAATTAAATTTCCGAGAATCCTATATAACTCTTTTATAATCTGAAatttcaagcttaatacctcaagAATCAAAGCTAAAACGCACAATAGTGAACTTGCGAATGTGGCTCACCGGAAAAGTCGTCGGAAACACTGTTCACGTCAGAAAACATGCTCAAAAAGTAGGAGAAAAGCTTAATACTTTACTTTTACAAAGTAATCCACCAAGAACAACCAATAATTGAAGCCAAAACCTTACCTAAAACCGGATCAAAGTCTACACGTATAGGAGATGGAAAACAAACCGATCGAGTTCGATAACTTCCGATTCGTGGCAGGAAAAAGTCTAATAGTATGGAGGAAGAAGATTGTTAAGCTACTGCACTAAAAATCTGGCCGCTGGGACGCTGCGCAAGGTGATGAGCTCGATGCTTGAAAGAGCCGATGGGTTCAAGGGAAAAGCTTGGAGATGTTACGGGATAAATTTATGGGAAAATAGGTTgggtttatttaaattaaatttgaaaatggaCTGGGCCTATTTTAGGTATTGGGCTCTCACAATGCATTACAAaccttcaaaaaaataaaatgcataaatatGCAACTCGATAAAAGAATTATCTATTATCATTAGTCTATGTCCAAATGCATAAAATTCATAAGATTATTCGAGAAATTGTGAAAATCAAATTAAGAGTTTGAAATAAAGAAATTGATGTGAATAAGATTTAAAAGATATGAGATATCTTTATAATTTGATATgataaaaagattattttgataaattaatttaactGAAAACTAAAATTGATTGATTATAGTAATTGTGTAAAGtctatttaagaaattttctcatttttttttctatcttttgGCCGTTGATTATTTTGATGACTAGTATGTGAgatattatcaaaatatttcagtTCATCAGATTTTCAGATAATACAAAAGACGTTCatataacttttaaaaaatgttaatgtttaaaatgtctatttaatttttacatggaataaatttatatttccgATATTTGACGGAGTTGGTACAAGTAACTCTTAAATTTAATAaactataattataaatataaatcaaataggattttttgttgaattataaatcaaataagtttaaaaattgTCCTTGACGTCATCAGTCTTTGCTAGGTCTACTCCCCTGAAAATATGCTTGGATCCAAGGATCTACGGCAACGGCAAGCACAACACACCAAGCAAATCCGATCGCGACACGTGTTCTTCAGTAGACGTGTATTGCCACCATTCGTCGCAACGCTTACAAAAAAACCCCGCTTCCAGAAATCCCCCCAATTCATATTATCAGCTCTCAGGTCTCTGTTCATGCCCTGCTGAGATCATTGCATTTTTTCTCCGACAATGGCGATCGCGAGTTATTTTCGCGTGTTGCTCTTCGTATCGATCTTGTTCTTGAATTCGATTCCATCTGAATCGGCGGTGGCGAGCATAGATCTCGGGTCGGAATCGCTGAAAGTTGCCGTCGTCAATCTGAAACCGGGACAAGCTCCGATTTCTATCGCTATTAACGAAATGTCGAAGCGAAAGACCCCAAATCTTATCTCTTTCCACGCAGATTCGAGGTTAATCGGTGAGGAATCGCTTAACCTTCAAGCTCGTTACCCCAACAAAGTGTATTCTCATCTACCCTTACTACTCGCCAAACCGTACAATTTTACTCGAGATTTTCTTAGATCACTCTATCTGAGTTGCGAAATCAAGCCGGATGAAAAAAGGGATGTGGCGGTTTTTCAGACAGATGGCGCTGGGGAATTTGCAAATTTCACGGCGGAGGAGATGGTTGCTATGATTTTGAAGTATGCAGTGGGATTGGCGGAGACGCAAGCGAGGACGACCATCAAGGACGTGGTGATCACTGTGCCGCCATACATGGGGGTGGCGGAGAGAATGAGTTTGTTGACGGCGGCTGACTTGGCTGGGATAAATGTGCTAGCTTTAGTGAACGAGTATTCTGGTGCTGCATTGCAATATGGGATTGATAAGGATTTTTCGAATGGGTCGAGGCAAGTGTTGTTTTATGACATGGGCGCCATCAGTACTTATGCTGCGTTGGTGGAATTCTCCGCTTATAATGCTAAGGAATTCGGCAAGACTGTATCCATCAATCAATTTCAGGTCAATTTTTTGGTCCAGCAGACTTTGATTATTGCTATTTCTTGTTCCTGACAATTTGGTACTGGTTGAGAGATGACTATTTCACCGTTTTAACTTCTTGCCATTGCCTTTGTGATAATAGCAAGCCATGTTTTTGAATAGATTCTATGACATTGATCTTAAAAAATAATGCTAAACCCTTAGTACTCATGCGCACCTTATGACCTTTCGTGTTATGATAAATTGCTGTAGCCCTTAGATTTTTTTGCGTGTCTTGAAAATGTAAAGCTGTTAATGGGAAATATTACCACCAGGACtccttttttatttatgaatatggatatgtaTGTGGGATGTCACAGAGCATCCTGGCATGTGTTTATACATATAGAAAGAACAGATTTTTCATGCATCAAACTAATTTCAAGAACTTTGCGTATGCAAGTGCTACTTCGAATAGCATGACATTGTGGAAGTTGTTCCAGGTGAAGGATGTCAAATGGGATGAAAAACTTGGTGGTCAGCACATGGAACTGAGGTTGGTGGAGTATTTGGCcgatgaattcaacaaacagcTTGGAAATGGAGTTGACGTTAGAAACTCTCCTAAGGCAATGGCCAAATTGAAGAAACAAGTAAAGCGCACAAAAGAAATTTTAAGTGCTAATCTGATGGCTCCAGTTTCTGTAGAATCCCTTTATGATGATCTGGACTTTAGGTCAGTCTCAAGCTTGAAAGATTTGTCTTTACTTCTACTTGTTTCTCTAGTTTAGGCTTTTTTAATCAATTCATCTTACATTTTCAAAGTACTTCCATGAAAATCGACAGCAGGAGATACCAACTCTGAGCTGGTTTGAGTTAATGGATTAACATACTTGTGTGAGAACCTGAGTTGTGTGTTGTGAACAGGAATATCACACgcctacaaattttttttttgagctaGAGATTCCATCTGACTCTTGTTCAATGAATGAACTCTTGCTTGTTACCTTGACAATCCTCTCTGTAATGTATTTTTCCTCAGGAGCACAATAACCCGTGAGAAGTTTGAAGAGCTTTGTGAAGATATTTGGGAAAAAGCCCTTGACCCTGTTAAAAAAGTTCTCAATTATTCAGGACTGAAGGTAGACGATCTTTATGCAGTGGAGTTGATTGGAGGTGCCACTCGAGTGCCGAAGTTGCAGGTCTTTCTCAGATCCAACTAATAGAGTTCTATTATTTAATGGCAGAGCTTATGAAAATAGTTTGTTTTTTGAAATACCAATGAAAAAGTTCTTCGTATCTAGAATTTGTTAGTTTTGCATTTAGATATCAGAAATTGGAATGATTCTTTGTCATTATACCTTTCAGGTTTAAATCGTAagtcaaacaaatatttatcaATTCATGCTTTATCACTAATTGACTTGCATATCTGGCCATAGATGTTGTCATGCTCTTTATAGAAGTGTAAGGAAAATATGACCATCCATTTACAGCAATTTTCATACCTGCTTGTACTTGATGATTTCGAACGAACCAAGCCAAACATTTTCCTCTGCAGGCCAAACTTCAGGAATTTCTTGGTAGGAAAGAGTTGAGCAAGCATCTTGATGCTGATGAAGCTATTGTTCTGGGTGCCTCATTGCATGCTGCAAATTTAAGTGATGGAATCAAGTTAAACCGCAAGCTAGGAATGATCGATGGTTCTATTTATGGATTTGTGCTTGAGTTGGATGGTGATGGTCTTTTGAAAGATGAAACCACCCGGCAGCTGATCGTACCGAGAATGAAGAAGTTACCTAGTAAAGTAAGATTTTTTTTGACAGCAAAGTGGTGTATTTGTTCCATGGTACTAAGTTGATGTCATCTACTTTTACCGCAGATGTTCAGGTCTGTTGTTCACAACAAAGATTTTGAAGTTTCACTTGCATATGAAAGTGAAGATATGATACCACCTGGCACACCCTCTCTGACATTTGCACAATATGATGTCCTAGGTCTCACAGATGCCAGTGAGAAGTAAGAATGTTGTTGCTTAGAAATTTGATTTCATCGGACTATGATTCTCGTTATGAATGAATAGTTTCTGATGCCTGCTTTGTCTCCAGGTATTCAACACGGAACCTTTCCTCCCCAATTAAAGCCAGTTTACACTTCTCTCTCAGTAGAAGTGGTATATTTACCTTGGATCGAGCAGATGCTGTAATTGAAATAACTGAATGGGTAGAAGTTCCACGCAAGAACCTCACATTGGACAACTCGACATCTGCTACTGTCAACATTACAGATGTTGGTTCTAAGAATGCTTCGGAGGATAGCAGTGATAAGTTGGAAATGAATAATGGTGTCGGTAACAATTCAGATTCGAGTGTTGACAATTCTAACACGTTGGATCTGGGCACTGAAAAGAAGCTGAAGAAGAGAACTTTTCGTGTTGCTCTTAaggtattaaatatttaaattataccCGTACAGTGGTTTTCTTATATAaccttttaaactatttttatttaatctgTATTACAgtaatattacatttttgaaTTCTGCTTGTATCTTTCTTGTAGGTTATTGAGAAGACAAAAGGGGCTGGAATGCCTCTCTCAAAAGAATCTTTGGCTCTGGCTAAGCACAAGTTAGAAGCTTTGGACAAGAAGGATGCTGAAAGGAAAAGAACTGCTGAATTGAAAAACAACTTGGAAGGATACATTTATTCTACTAAAGACAAGGTGATAACTCTAATTTGTTGGATTGTTCATGCCATTCAATTTGTCTcattatttctaatatttttgcTTTTGATGGATGTTATTCTAGAACAGCCCCATAGATTATCTAAACCTTTTTTTGCGCTTTAATCTATCTATATGTGTAAtttgtgtgattgattcatGAGTTGACATATTAATGCTTATACTGGTTCTACCGTTCATTATTTAAGATGCTACTGAATGTTTCTTTGCATGCACCTGTTCTTTGACACCTTAGAGTGCTGAATAGATTTAGGTGGATTTCCCTGTATCACCGTCATGCTTAGCTACTTTTACTTTCATTATCTGGCATTCTTTAACTGCATAGGTTTTTTCCCAGTTAATTAGGGATATTGTTATACGGTACACTAGTTATGTTTGTGATTTGTTTTAAGCTTGCCCTTTATTTGTTATTTGAGCACCTGATAGACTTGTGTTCTTTCAACCATGGATATAGCTTGAATCTGAGGAGTTTGTGAAAATATCTTCAGATGAAGAGCGACAGTCCTTCTTGGAGAAACTAGCTGAGGTttgtttctctctctctctctctctctctccccaAATCTTGAGGCACGTATTTGAGTTAAATACTGTTTCAAAATATTGGTTTAAATGACCTATTTCCAGGTGGAAGATTGGTTGTATATGGATGGCGAAGATGCTTCTGCAAATGAATTTAAAGAACGCCTAGACATGTTGAAAGCTATTGGCGACCCCATATACTTTAGGTCTGCCCCTGTGGTTAGTTTAAACAGATTAGTAGAAAAAACTACCATGTTACTATTATAGCTGTTACATtagtcatgtgatgcaggtatAATGAGATTACGGCACGACCTGCTGCCTCAGAACATGCACTGAAGTATCTTACTGAGCTGCAACAGGTGTAATACATTTGTTGATTTTATGTTTTCTCTAGTAAAATGTCTCTTTCTAAGATAGCTGAACAGTGCTAATTGTGGCAAACgcataaatatttttcctatAAGTGATGGAAAATAATGAGGAAATGTTTTTAGTCTGGTTTTCTGATTCAGTGCAAATTGGAGAACTATTGAATGCAATAAGTTTTTCATTGACTCAATTTCCATGTTGATACATAAAACTCGACAGAAACTGGGCTTGCATGAGGGGCAAAACTGAATTTCATTGCTTCCCAAATCTCaatgttattgatatttttgaatgaCGAATTTCTAACAGATAGAGCAtgttttttgaattttggaAATATGCTCGGGCATACAGTACTGGGTCGGTGTCTTACCTTTTGTCTGTCAACACATATTTTAGGTTGTGCAGGGATGGGAAAAAAACAAATCCTGGCTACCAAGAGAGAGAATAGATGAGGTGATCATGACTTTATTTCAATAAACATTTATGCATATTGCAGAGGACTCTGCCAAATTAATATGGCTATGAATTTTGTTAAATGCAAATAAGAAATTTGTGTTAATTCTCGGTCTTTCAGGTTATACGAGAAGCTGAGAAGTTAAAGAATTGGTTAAATGACAAGGAGACTGAACAGAGGAAGTTAGTCACCTTTTATTTATTACTTATTAgttattttctattttatgtTGGTTTCTCTACCTTCCCTGAGGTTTTGAATGTTGCTGGTTTTCGATGTTTGTTTCACCTACTATTTTGTGTTTCACATCACCTATTTGGCAAAGTTTGGTTGTTTGTTAGCTTTTACATTCTTGGGCTAGTATGACTACTATTTTTTGCTGAGTGTTTATAAGAGAAGTAATTTTCTAAATCTTTTGGGCTGATTGGTCTTCATAAAATCCCCTTATTCTAAACTGACCTATATGAAATCAGGCCCATAGGAAAAAGAAGGTAGAAATGTTCCAGCTTACAGATGTAGTAATGAGAACTAATTGCGTTGCTTTAGGAGATTAAAGTTGGGAATCACAATTGTCATTCATTTGCAAGTAGTTGAGTGGAGGGTGTTTCTGTGGTGTGATCCTAGATGCCTTCTCTTAAGTGGTCAACCTAAGTCCCTAGTAACATTGCCTCTTAATTAAGTCTATTTGTTATTTaagtgaattttaaaaaaattaaatgttcaAAGTGAAAACATAACTACCCTGTTATTTTATGCATCgaatcatttattttttatgtttaaaaagtTTTACTGAAATAAATAACATGAAACCCATGGGCAGCTCTTATTTTACGTAGTATGTGAAGTCATTTGATAAGAATATGCTGATGAGCAAGTTGCACTATACCTTACGTATGTACGCGGCGGGTAGGTTGGTCCAGtaaaattattgattgaatagtTGTCAAATTTGTGGGAATGGAATGCTTGATTCTCTTATTACTCTGGATCATGCTATTCGTTGAATCTTTTTCATGATCAAGCCCTCAACATCATCTTCAACAGGACTTCCGTATTTGGAACACCCGCTTTTACATCCGAAGAAGTATATTCTAAGGTTTTTGATCTACAGGATAAGGTATCTCTGTCTATTTGGGCCTTTTCTTTGCTTAAAGTCTGTAGCTCATCCATGTTTTTTATTAGTCCTcagatatttgaaatttttttcctcGTTACAAATGGAAGGTTTTCGTCAAGTCCTTGTTATGTTATATCATTAATTATGCACACCATATTTACTAGTTCATTTACTAATCCGTTCAAAAAAAACCATCATCATAGTAAATTTCGGTCTCACGACTGGCCAAGTGATACTTTCGTGTATAATGTTATGTAATATAGTACTTGTGATCGTGGCAGTTGAATTCCTTGCTGATGTTTATTCTCTTTATGTTGATTTTTGTAGGTTGGAAGTGTCAACAGAATTCCCAAGCCAAAGCCAGTTGAGAAACCTACGAAGATAGAAACCCCAAGTTCTCCTGATAAAGCAAATGCCACAGACTCGGCATCTGAAGAGACAACCGCTTCAAATAGCCAAGCAACAGGAGATTCAGACACTGGGGGTGATGACAAAGCAGAACCTGAGCCCGCGGCACATGATGAGTTGTAACAACCATTTAGAGATGCAAAACATAGGAGCTAGTAATTCTGCAATACGAGAACATATATAAACCGGCTCCAGATCAAATGGTATAAGAATTGTTTAGAAATCACAGAACTGAACCCAATTTTTGGTGACGGGCTCTTGCTTCTGATCCATCGGATTATTAGACACGTGACCCAGGGTTCAAACCCCCACCGTACTCTGTCAAGGCACCGTTTGGTTTTGTTATTTATGATCTTTATACTTGTAACATTAAGATGCTTTTAGGATCATGGCCAGGCAGATCATTTATGAGGGTTTGATTGGCCATGGAAAGAATTTTTGTCTGACATTTGAGGAAAATCCACATAGTAATATTGTGGGACTCTGCTATACCAGTCACGTGGAATTTTGTAAGAAAAGTCTATAACAAGAAATTCATTTTTAACTTTGACGTCGTTTTATCCTCCGCCAAGCTTTATGGAGATATTATTTCCTTACCAGCTGTTAGCAGGATGACTGAAGCTAAGTTGAGTTCACTTCATTAGCATTTGTAACGATGTGAACCTTCACTTGTCCAGTATATTTTATTACCTCATTTCCAAGGAACCAGATTTTTGTTTATAACGTTGGAGAACAAAACAAAAGTTACTTCAGCATGTATAACTGATCTATTAGaaactaaaaacaaaattaaccttGTCGACCtaagtatggtatatgtatttGTCACATATTTAAACAACATGCTCCTTCagaaaactttatttattcattcagacACCTCATCATGAACTTCAAGagctaaaaataattattattatcataaccATTTCTGTGTGCCTTCTGCCATCTCCATGCCACACTCAAGCTTTGTTCAAGATCTGTATATTTGGCTGTCCAGTTAAGTTCATTCTTAATCTTGGAAGGATCACTATAAACTTCTGCATAATCCCCTGGCCGTCGGCTTAGGTAATCCACCTTTATATCCACGCCAGTCGCCTTTTTACATGCTTCCATGAATTCTTTAACTGAACTACCTGTGATTGTTGCAATGACTTCAGTTTAAAGCAATGCCAGTATAATAGAAACCTTTGAAtctttttttgtatattttcgcATGTGTTGTAAGTATAGGTGGAATGATTGACCTTTCCCTGTTCCAACATTGTAGACCCCAACTTTTCTGGGTACGGCGTGAGCTAAAGCTTTCACATGTGCGTCTATCAAATCTGTGACATCGATGTAGTCTCTCACACAAGTTCCATCAGTCGTGTTATAATCGATTCCTCTTATCTGCAATCAGGGAACAATGTGAGCTTTTCTTGCATAATACCTTTCACCGTTGTGAGGTGCAACACATgaaaatttaaggaaaattattaatcttttctttgttttatgCATCCGTTGCCAACGGGTCCATATGACTGAAACAAGAAAAAAGAAACTAGAACCTTTAACCCTGGAATGATTCCTCTTGCTGCATCGAAACAAGCACCCGATATTCTTCCTTGTTCTCGCAATTCTGGTCGTGGAGATTCTCCCAGACGTCCCTCAGGGTCTGAGCCAATGACATTGAAGTACCTGATCACAAGATCATGCCATGTAAAACTTCTTGCGAGCACATGATGTATAGTTTGTGTATGATAAATGCCATTTTGGAACTTCTATATGGGAATGATAAAGATATTTAGTCGTTGGGACAAGTTACGttataaacataatatttttgtggtaattgattttttatatttccaatttcttcttttttggtTATAGTTGTCGTAAGTTGGAGGAAGAGAAGTGCTGACAGACCTTAAGATCATGACAGCCATGTTTGATGTCTTCGAGAAGTCCATTATAATATCTTCTGCCATTTTCTTGGCTTTTCCATATGGGTTAATAGGTACCTGATTTTGAATAACTAACATCAGCCACAAATCTAAGCCTACTCTCTAAATTCTTAGTTCTCCCTATTTTCAGTGGGCAAGAGCAATATACTCGAGTCTTTTAGTACTTCACAACGTTATTTTAGAAGTGGTGGGATAACTAATCACCACTCGAGGAACAGTGACTCACTTGAGGAGTGGTTTCTATTATTGGCATCTCCTTAGGCTCTCCATATGTTGCACAAGTACTTGaatatatcaaagtttttacaCCATGTGTAGCCATTGCCTTCAGAATCAGCAACGTATTTGAtgtaatattatgataatatctgcaaaaattaagaaaacacaCATGTAGGACAAAATTATTGCGATGACAAAAACTCAAGCCTTGTAATCCAAAATAAAGTGAGATATGTACCTTAGAGGTTCAGCTGTACTTTCACCGACGTAAGCAACAGCAGCAAAATGCATAACAGCATCAAATGCATTctctgaaaatattttgtttaccTAATAGAAAGCTAAGGAAAAGGATAATCAAATCAGAAAATGTAGTTGGAAACATGAGGTGGCCAAGTACATATCAAAAGAACTCTCGAGGATACAGCCGTTGCATCTCCAAGATCAGCATATATAAACTGAAGTCTCCCTGGTTCTGGATAAAGTTCTTGGAGGATTTTAACGGCTCCAATGTTGCCACGAGAAAGGTTGTCCTGTCGAAATTTACATCATAAATACATTatgagaaaatgtttttaactTTCTATCAAAACAAATACATGTTCTAACTTTTCTACAGCTGAAAAATCAAGTCAGTTCAGTAATGAAATGGACTAAAAGGAGATATACCACAAGGGATACACGATACGAATCCTTAAGAAGTCGAAGAGCAGCATGAGAACCTATATAGCCTGCACCACCAGTCACCAAGACATGGGTTACACCTTGCTCGTGCTGAGAGAACTGAACACAATCAAGACACACAAGTCAGATAACTTCATTTTATTTGCAAGAACAACTTCTGAACACTAAGAGAATATATATTGTAGCCTAAGAAAAAACCAGACAAGCACAAAAATATAAGATGTAACAGGGTAGTTGGATAGTTGCCGATGCCACGCCTGGTCAGAAATATGCTCACACAAAAATAATGAGATGATTATGATGCACTTAAGCTTCTGTGCAAGCAGCAGCCTTCTCAAAAGAATCTTAAGTATTCAAAAAGCATAATCATTTCAGAGACACGGAGCAAAAAAAAAAGCGAATGTCACTACTCAATCATGGCAGCTGCTACAAATTGAACCACCAGTTACCTTGGTTGAGCTACTTGGAACAGGTGATCGATTAAGCATGAAAAGAAAAAGCGCGGTGATTCCAGCAACCAAGATAATTTTCCTTGTGAGGTTGCTCGTGCACTGCTTCTCCATGTAATCCATTCCTAGGAACACTGTAAGATCCTCAAGCACATCACCAGGAGATAAAAACATGAACTTTTAATGAAGAATACTAATTTCAATACAATCTGATGTTAATGACAATTGCAACAATTTCTTGATACCACGACAAATTTTATACAATCAATGAGTATGAAATGCGTTACCGATCCTAAAAGAAGGGCTGAATTGCAACAGTCAAGCAAGCAACAGGGAATAAAATTGCTATCAGCAAACTCGAATTAATTGGACGATTGGAGACGTCCTAAGTTGCAACCAAAGGTTCAATCTTTAATCATTCCATATGGAACAGAATCATGCACAATCCATATGTCATGCTAACAAtttatga of the Primulina huaijiensis isolate GDHJ02 chromosome 1, ASM1229523v2, whole genome shotgun sequence genome contains:
- the LOC140976361 gene encoding heat shock 70 kDa protein 17-like, yielding MAIASYFRVLLFVSILFLNSIPSESAVASIDLGSESLKVAVVNLKPGQAPISIAINEMSKRKTPNLISFHADSRLIGEESLNLQARYPNKVYSHLPLLLAKPYNFTRDFLRSLYLSCEIKPDEKRDVAVFQTDGAGEFANFTAEEMVAMILKYAVGLAETQARTTIKDVVITVPPYMGVAERMSLLTAADLAGINVLALVNEYSGAALQYGIDKDFSNGSRQVLFYDMGAISTYAALVEFSAYNAKEFGKTVSINQFQVKDVKWDEKLGGQHMELRLVEYLADEFNKQLGNGVDVRNSPKAMAKLKKQVKRTKEILSANLMAPVSVESLYDDLDFRSTITREKFEELCEDIWEKALDPVKKVLNYSGLKVDDLYAVELIGGATRVPKLQAKLQEFLGRKELSKHLDADEAIVLGASLHAANLSDGIKLNRKLGMIDGSIYGFVLELDGDGLLKDETTRQLIVPRMKKLPSKMFRSVVHNKDFEVSLAYESEDMIPPGTPSLTFAQYDVLGLTDASEKYSTRNLSSPIKASLHFSLSRSGIFTLDRADAVIEITEWVEVPRKNLTLDNSTSATVNITDVGSKNASEDSSDKLEMNNGVGNNSDSSVDNSNTLDLGTEKKLKKRTFRVALKVIEKTKGAGMPLSKESLALAKHKLEALDKKDAERKRTAELKNNLEGYIYSTKDKLESEEFVKISSDEERQSFLEKLAEVEDWLYMDGEDASANEFKERLDMLKAIGDPIYFRYNEITARPAASEHALKYLTELQQVVQGWEKNKSWLPRERIDEVIREAEKLKNWLNDKETEQRKTSVFGTPAFTSEEVYSKVFDLQDKVGSVNRIPKPKPVEKPTKIETPSSPDKANATDSASEETTASNSQATGDSDTGGDDKAEPEPAAHDEL
- the LOC140976204 gene encoding UDP-arabinose 4-epimerase 1-like translates to MDYMEKQCTSNLTRKIILVAGITALFLFMLNRSPVPSSSTKFSQHEQGVTHVLVTGGAGYIGSHAALRLLKDSYRVSLVDNLSRGNIGAVKILQELYPEPGRLQFIYADLGDATAVNKIFSENAFDAVMHFAAVAYVGESTAEPLRYYHNITSNTLLILKAMATHGVKTLIYSSTCATYGEPKEMPIIETTPQVPINPYGKAKKMAEDIIMDFSKTSNMAVMILRYFNVIGSDPEGRLGESPRPELREQGRISGACFDAARGIIPGLKIRGIDYNTTDGTCVRDYIDVTDLIDAHVKALAHAVPRKVGVYNVGTGKGSSVKEFMEACKKATGVDIKVDYLSRRPGDYAEVYSDPSKIKNELNWTAKYTDLEQSLSVAWRWQKAHRNGYDNNNYF